From a region of the Haloferax volcanii DS2 genome:
- a CDS encoding PGF-CTERM-anchored ABC transporter substrate-binding protein encodes MNRQLVVALLAFATVLAGVPAPAAAAVGQAAPQQTAACTFPVTVTDATGTEVTITDDPERVVTTNPSAAQTMWELGARDEVVGVSQYAMYLDGAADKGNVSGSGGLNVEAVIGLEPDLVLVPNSSYNAEPDRIAQLRSADIPVVVFESGESLAAVADKTERVGRMTGNCEAGVERAAEMRDSMANMEQALDGAERPVGLNSFFGYSSGSGTFISDIMTTAGLRNGAAEANLTGFAQINEELVVEMNPEYIVVPDHAPVPSSPAYNSTTAMQEGNVIVIEAHKLQQPAPRAIEASEAILEAVHPDAYERYQQLETESVTASTESATETTTAADATATDATETESTEATTTESSDSTTESDAPGFGVVASLAAIGAAFLLARRR; translated from the coding sequence GTGAACCGACAACTCGTCGTCGCCCTGCTCGCGTTCGCGACCGTTCTCGCCGGGGTTCCGGCACCGGCCGCGGCCGCGGTAGGTCAGGCGGCACCGCAGCAGACCGCGGCCTGTACGTTCCCGGTGACCGTCACCGATGCGACGGGGACCGAGGTCACGATCACCGACGACCCGGAGCGGGTCGTCACGACCAACCCGAGCGCCGCCCAGACCATGTGGGAACTCGGCGCGCGCGACGAGGTCGTCGGCGTCTCGCAGTACGCCATGTACCTCGACGGCGCGGCCGACAAGGGGAACGTCTCCGGCTCCGGCGGCCTCAACGTCGAGGCGGTCATCGGCCTCGAACCCGACCTCGTGCTCGTGCCGAACTCCTCGTACAACGCCGAGCCCGACCGCATCGCACAGCTTCGGTCGGCGGACATCCCGGTCGTCGTCTTCGAGTCCGGCGAGTCGCTCGCCGCCGTCGCCGACAAGACCGAGCGCGTCGGCCGCATGACGGGCAACTGCGAGGCCGGCGTCGAGCGCGCCGCGGAGATGCGCGACTCGATGGCTAACATGGAGCAGGCCCTCGACGGCGCGGAGCGCCCGGTCGGCCTCAACTCCTTTTTCGGCTACTCCTCCGGGTCGGGCACGTTCATCTCCGACATCATGACGACTGCGGGGCTGCGAAACGGCGCGGCGGAGGCGAACCTCACCGGCTTCGCCCAGATTAACGAGGAGCTCGTCGTCGAGATGAACCCCGAGTACATCGTCGTCCCCGACCACGCGCCCGTGCCGAGCAGTCCGGCGTACAACAGCACGACGGCGATGCAGGAGGGCAACGTCATCGTCATCGAGGCGCACAAGCTCCAACAGCCCGCCCCGCGAGCCATCGAGGCGAGCGAGGCGATTCTCGAAGCGGTCCACCCCGACGCCTACGAGCGCTACCAGCAGCTCGAAACCGAGTCGGTGACGGCGTCGACCGAAAGCGCGACCGAGACGACCACGGCCGCGGACGCGACTGCAACTGACGCGACTGAAACCGAATCGACCGAAGCGACGACGACCGAGTCGTCGGACTCGACCACCGAGAGCGACGCGCCCGGGTTCGGCGTCGTCGCCAGCCTCGCCGCCATCGGCGCGGCGTTCCTGCTCGCGCGCCGCCGATAA
- the btuC gene encoding vitamin B12 ABC transporter permease BtuC gives MSVRTRATTWSLGLAGLLFFVVVVSAGIGAVTIPPRTVAAILADAMSVPVGVSLGGATVLPVVGSVPTPTLEFVSPFEFAVPRPARIIVLSVRLPRILLAALVGFALAAAGTVMQGFFRNPMADPSIVGVSSGAAVGAVATIVLSLSIPFGLEGAAFVSAVVTAFVVYLLASEDGRTPVATLLLAGVAIQTFLGAIISFLLLQSGESLRQVVFWLMGHLAGATWSEVGMLSLVLPLPFLLLVVHARDLNVLLLGEEDAHALGIEVERTKQLLLATASVVTAAAVSVSGVIGFVGLVVPHMLRLLVGPDHRVLLPASALAGASFLVATDTVARSGGAEIPVGVVTAAVGAPFFLYLLRTREVRSP, from the coding sequence ATGAGCGTTCGAACGCGGGCGACCACGTGGTCGCTCGGCCTCGCCGGGCTCCTGTTTTTCGTCGTCGTCGTGAGCGCCGGTATCGGGGCCGTGACCATCCCGCCGCGGACCGTCGCCGCCATCCTCGCGGACGCGATGTCCGTCCCCGTCGGCGTCTCGCTCGGCGGCGCGACGGTCCTCCCCGTCGTCGGGTCGGTTCCGACGCCGACGCTGGAGTTCGTCTCGCCGTTCGAGTTCGCCGTCCCCAGACCCGCCCGCATCATCGTGCTCTCGGTCCGCCTGCCTCGCATCCTCCTCGCGGCGCTCGTCGGCTTCGCGCTCGCGGCGGCGGGAACCGTGATGCAGGGCTTTTTCCGCAATCCGATGGCCGACCCCTCTATCGTCGGCGTCTCCTCCGGGGCCGCCGTCGGCGCGGTGGCGACTATCGTGCTGTCGCTTTCGATTCCGTTCGGGCTGGAGGGCGCGGCCTTCGTCAGCGCCGTCGTCACCGCGTTCGTCGTCTACCTGCTCGCCAGCGAGGACGGCCGAACCCCGGTCGCGACCCTGCTTCTCGCGGGCGTCGCCATCCAGACGTTTCTCGGCGCGATTATCTCGTTTCTCCTCCTCCAGAGCGGCGAAAGCCTCCGGCAGGTCGTCTTCTGGCTCATGGGCCACCTCGCGGGCGCGACGTGGAGCGAGGTCGGGATGCTCTCCCTCGTCCTGCCGCTCCCGTTTCTCCTCCTCGTCGTCCACGCCCGCGACCTGAACGTCCTGCTGCTCGGCGAGGAGGACGCCCACGCCCTCGGCATCGAAGTCGAGCGGACGAAACAGCTGCTTCTCGCCACCGCGAGCGTCGTCACCGCCGCGGCCGTCTCGGTCTCCGGCGTCATCGGCTTCGTCGGCCTCGTCGTCCCCCACATGCTTCGGCTCCTCGTCGGTCCCGACCACCGGGTGTTGCTCCCGGCGTCGGCGCTGGCCGGCGCGTCGTTCCTCGTCGCCACCGACACCGTCGCCCGCTCCGGCGGCGCGGAGATTCCGGTCGGCGTCGTCACCGCCGCCGTGGGCGCGCCCTTCTTCCTCTACCTGCTCCGCACGCGGGAGGTGCGCTCGCCGTGA
- a CDS encoding heme ABC transporter ATP-binding protein has product MSDSDSNSDSGSGPFSDADPAIRLDGVSLSLGNTRILDSVSVDVGEGTFVGLIGPNGAGKTTLLRTLNGALAPDEGAVRVVGEDVHALSSKATSRLVATVPQTTSVTFDFPVREVVRMGRTPHRGRFEGWRERDDEAVESAMRRTAVESLADRPVTEVSGGERQRVLIARALAQETPVLLLDEPTASLDINHQVRTLELVSDLVADGTTAVAAIHDLNLAAHYCDALVLLSGGRVLSAGDPETVLTEGNLREAFDAEAVVSRHPVTGSVYVTALPPSSDDANGRVHVVGGGGTGARALHLLSAAGYALSAGALNEGDTDAEAARRVAADLVTVPPYSPVDDAARAAVESRVDAADVTVVADVEVGDGNLANLDAAAEADRLVLVEQRPFSERNYAGDDGFAVYERLRERGRVVEPGDLLSAVGELACDAFAARDDGATGDADRETGATADESGATDTESTDADAVSDDRVSDLFSS; this is encoded by the coding sequence GTGAGCGATTCCGACTCTAACTCCGACTCCGGGTCCGGCCCCTTCAGCGACGCCGACCCGGCGATTCGGCTCGACGGCGTCTCGCTCTCGCTCGGAAACACCCGGATTCTCGACTCCGTCTCGGTCGACGTGGGCGAAGGAACCTTCGTCGGACTCATCGGCCCCAACGGCGCGGGGAAGACGACGTTGCTTCGGACGCTCAACGGCGCGCTCGCGCCCGACGAGGGCGCGGTCCGCGTCGTCGGGGAGGATGTCCACGCCCTGTCGTCGAAGGCGACGAGCAGGCTCGTGGCGACGGTCCCGCAGACCACGAGCGTCACCTTCGACTTCCCCGTCCGCGAGGTCGTCAGGATGGGCCGCACGCCCCACCGCGGGCGCTTCGAGGGCTGGCGCGAGCGCGACGACGAGGCCGTCGAGTCAGCCATGCGCCGGACCGCGGTCGAGTCGCTCGCCGACCGACCCGTCACGGAAGTCAGCGGCGGCGAGCGCCAGCGCGTCCTCATCGCTCGCGCGCTTGCACAGGAGACGCCCGTCCTGCTCCTCGACGAACCGACCGCCAGCCTCGACATCAACCACCAAGTGCGCACGCTCGAACTCGTCTCCGACCTCGTCGCCGACGGGACGACCGCGGTCGCGGCCATCCACGACCTCAACCTCGCGGCCCACTACTGCGACGCGCTCGTGCTCCTGTCGGGCGGGCGCGTCCTCTCGGCGGGCGACCCCGAGACGGTGCTCACCGAGGGGAACTTACGCGAGGCGTTCGACGCCGAGGCGGTCGTCTCGCGGCATCCCGTCACCGGTTCGGTGTACGTGACCGCCCTCCCGCCGTCGTCGGACGACGCCAACGGCCGGGTCCACGTCGTCGGCGGGGGCGGCACCGGCGCGCGGGCGCTCCACCTGCTGTCGGCGGCCGGCTACGCGCTGTCCGCCGGCGCGCTCAACGAGGGCGACACCGACGCCGAGGCGGCCCGCCGGGTCGCCGCGGACCTCGTGACCGTGCCGCCGTACTCGCCGGTCGACGACGCGGCGCGGGCCGCGGTCGAATCCCGAGTCGACGCCGCCGACGTGACCGTCGTCGCCGACGTGGAGGTCGGAGACGGGAACCTCGCCAACCTCGACGCGGCGGCCGAGGCCGACCGGCTCGTCCTCGTCGAACAGCGACCGTTCTCGGAGCGGAACTACGCCGGCGACGACGGCTTCGCAGTCTACGAGCGCCTGCGGGAGCGCGGCCGCGTCGTCGAACCGGGCGACCTCCTGTCGGCCGTTGGTGAACTCGCCTGCGACGCGTTCGCAGCGCGCGACGACGGCGCGACCGGCGACGCCGACCGCGAGACGGGAGCGACCGCCGACGAGTCCGGCGCGACCGACACCGAATCAACCGACGCCGACGCTGTCAGCGACGACAGAGTGTCGGACTTATTTTCCAGTTAA
- the cetZ3 gene encoding tubulin-like protein CetZ3, with protein MKLALIGIGQAGGKVVDALVDYERRTKTGFVVDAIAVNSARADLRGLRTAPESRQVLVGLTRVKGHGVGADNELGAEVIAEDVGEVLSMIDDLPVHEIDAFLVVAGLGGGTGSGGAPVIARELKHIYTEPVYGLGILPARDEGGIYTLNAARSFQTFVREVDNLIVFDNDAWRKTGESLEAGYGSLNAELARRLGVLFSAGEGDGSGAVAESVVDASEIINTLGSGGVSTIGYAAVELDRPKRGLLSRLSGGKAEADDGGDSTNRITSLVRRAALGRLTLPCEISGAERGLVVVAGPSDVLSRRGIERARTWLEDETGTMEIRGGDYPIDSNFVAAVVLLSGVYDVPRVKELQAVAIETQRDMLAKRESSAASLDDLVSTGDDRIEPLF; from the coding sequence ATGAAACTCGCACTCATCGGTATCGGACAGGCAGGCGGCAAAGTCGTCGACGCCCTCGTCGACTACGAGCGACGGACGAAGACGGGGTTCGTCGTCGACGCAATCGCGGTCAACTCGGCCCGCGCGGACCTTCGGGGACTCCGAACCGCCCCCGAGTCGCGGCAGGTGCTCGTCGGCCTGACGCGCGTGAAGGGCCACGGCGTCGGCGCGGACAACGAACTCGGCGCGGAAGTCATCGCGGAGGACGTCGGCGAGGTGCTCTCGATGATTGACGACCTCCCGGTCCACGAGATAGACGCCTTTCTCGTCGTCGCCGGTCTCGGCGGCGGCACCGGCTCGGGCGGCGCGCCCGTCATCGCGCGGGAACTGAAGCACATCTACACCGAACCCGTCTACGGGCTCGGCATCCTCCCCGCGCGGGACGAAGGCGGCATCTACACGCTCAACGCCGCGCGCTCCTTCCAGACGTTCGTCCGCGAGGTCGACAACCTCATCGTGTTCGACAACGACGCCTGGCGGAAGACCGGCGAGTCGCTCGAAGCCGGCTACGGCAGTCTCAACGCCGAACTCGCCCGCCGGCTCGGCGTGCTGTTCAGCGCCGGCGAGGGCGACGGCTCCGGCGCGGTGGCGGAGTCCGTCGTGGACGCCTCCGAGATAATCAACACGCTCGGGAGCGGCGGCGTCTCGACTATCGGCTACGCCGCCGTCGAACTCGACCGCCCGAAGCGCGGCCTCCTGTCTCGGCTCTCCGGCGGGAAGGCCGAGGCCGACGACGGCGGCGATTCGACGAACCGAATCACCAGCCTCGTGCGCCGCGCCGCGCTCGGGCGGCTCACGCTGCCCTGCGAGATTTCCGGCGCGGAACGCGGCCTCGTCGTCGTCGCCGGCCCGTCGGACGTGCTGTCGCGCCGCGGCATCGAGCGCGCGCGGACGTGGCTCGAAGACGAGACCGGGACGATGGAGATTCGCGGCGGCGACTACCCCATCGACTCGAACTTCGTCGCCGCGGTCGTGCTCCTGTCGGGCGTCTACGACGTGCCGCGGGTCAAGGAGTTACAGGCGGTCGCCATCGAGACCCAACGCGATATGCTCGCCAAGCGCGAGTCGAGCGCGGCGTCGCTCGACGACCTCGTCTCGACCGGCGACGACCGCATCGAACCGCTGTTCTGA
- a CDS encoding RNA ligase partner protein, with the protein MAEYPLKQRFVLDTSLFLSEEIRDDDETFEEGIERLLDTIAAARLDLNISCYMPPSIAAELEHILRERGVSEDVLGKLDTWVIKKHPDRYEVYIPAEVVYRFIDEMSDRVNRGLRVSEKAVRKAEESKQLSNGGSKLSDVDKVISDLREDYRGALRQGVLDSREDFDLLILARELNAGVVTEDTGIISWAADFGLRNLRGRAFPTLLEEYLVALDSPRPWTRGDDGVDPDRL; encoded by the coding sequence ATGGCCGAGTACCCGCTGAAACAACGCTTCGTGCTCGACACCTCGCTGTTTCTCTCCGAGGAGATTCGAGACGACGACGAGACGTTCGAGGAGGGCATCGAACGGCTCCTCGACACCATCGCCGCCGCGCGACTGGACCTGAACATCTCGTGTTACATGCCGCCGTCTATCGCCGCGGAGTTGGAACACATCCTCCGCGAGCGCGGCGTCTCGGAGGACGTGCTCGGCAAACTCGACACGTGGGTCATCAAGAAACACCCCGACCGCTACGAGGTGTACATCCCCGCCGAAGTCGTCTACCGCTTCATCGACGAGATGTCCGACCGGGTCAACCGCGGCCTCCGCGTCTCCGAGAAGGCCGTCCGTAAGGCCGAGGAGTCGAAACAGCTCTCCAACGGCGGGTCGAAGCTCTCCGACGTTGACAAGGTCATCTCCGACCTCCGCGAGGACTACCGCGGCGCGCTCAGACAGGGGGTTCTCGACTCTCGGGAGGACTTCGACCTCCTCATCCTCGCGCGCGAACTGAACGCCGGCGTCGTCACCGAAGACACCGGCATCATCAGTTGGGCCGCCGACTTCGGCCTGCGGAACCTCCGCGGGCGGGCGTTTCCGACCCTCTTAGAAGAGTACCTCGTGGCGCTCGACAGCCCGCGCCCGTGGACCAGGGGCGACGACGGCGTCGACCCCGACCGATTGTAA
- a CDS encoding DUF7511 domain-containing protein encodes MGSKPVHPPDSGNENHTRPRLASRLTTHPDGREECTIYPADATPETQLTRWISAFDGSFVDLDAME; translated from the coding sequence ATGGGCTCGAAGCCGGTACACCCGCCGGATTCGGGGAACGAAAACCACACTCGCCCGCGGCTCGCGTCTCGGCTGACCACCCATCCCGACGGGCGCGAGGAGTGCACGATTTACCCGGCCGATGCGACGCCCGAGACCCAACTGACGCGGTGGATTTCGGCGTTCGATGGGAGCTTCGTCGACCTCGATGCGATGGAGTAG
- a CDS encoding winged helix-turn-helix domain-containing protein produces MQTGLRRTPTGPKPAELEAEQVLEALSDRACRQILTTLQGATEPMTAQDLSEACDVPLSTTYRKVEQLSEAALLDEKLQLRANGTHTHQYRSNVESVTVSLNDDRGLEVALGGDR; encoded by the coding sequence ATGCAGACCGGCCTCAGACGCACGCCGACCGGACCGAAGCCCGCCGAGTTGGAGGCGGAACAGGTGCTGGAAGCGCTCTCGGACCGCGCGTGTCGGCAGATTCTCACGACCCTGCAAGGCGCGACCGAGCCGATGACCGCACAGGACCTCTCGGAGGCGTGCGACGTGCCGCTGTCGACGACCTACCGGAAGGTCGAACAGCTCTCGGAGGCGGCGTTGCTCGACGAGAAGCTCCAACTGCGGGCGAACGGGACGCACACCCACCAGTACCGGTCGAACGTCGAGTCGGTCACGGTCTCGCTGAACGACGACCGGGGACTCGAAGTCGCCCTCGGCGGGGACCGCTGA
- a CDS encoding helix-turn-helix domain-containing protein, with protein sequence MTSAAGIRAELKVTGPDGCPVATVSEGDTSGYALSRSMAPNERGSVVEEFVFDDDAEVPEEMEELFEYGDGSVYRFDREGGIGCPCERVEAFDCPVVDVQTRDGALFLTFHAPDVETLRDVVAALRESSGSVDVRRLLQSSTDESRDLVLVERGQLTDRQREVLETAHEMGYFDHPRRANKGEVAAELGITTSTFSEHLAMAQKKLMGAILQE encoded by the coding sequence ATGACGAGCGCAGCGGGCATCAGAGCGGAGTTGAAAGTGACGGGGCCGGACGGCTGTCCGGTCGCGACCGTCTCCGAGGGCGACACCTCGGGCTACGCGCTCTCGCGGAGCATGGCTCCCAACGAGCGCGGGTCGGTCGTCGAGGAGTTCGTCTTCGACGACGACGCCGAGGTCCCGGAGGAGATGGAGGAGTTGTTCGAGTACGGCGACGGGAGCGTCTACCGGTTCGACCGCGAGGGCGGCATCGGCTGTCCCTGCGAGCGCGTCGAGGCGTTCGACTGCCCGGTCGTGGACGTGCAGACGCGCGACGGCGCGCTGTTTCTGACGTTCCACGCGCCGGACGTGGAGACGCTCCGCGACGTGGTCGCCGCCCTCCGAGAGTCGTCGGGGTCGGTGGACGTGCGCCGGCTGCTCCAGTCGTCGACCGACGAGTCGCGGGACCTCGTGTTGGTCGAGCGCGGCCAGCTCACCGACCGCCAGCGCGAGGTGCTGGAGACGGCCCACGAGATGGGCTACTTCGACCACCCGCGGCGCGCGAACAAAGGCGAGGTCGCGGCCGAACTCGGCATCACGACCTCGACGTTCTCCGAGCACCTCGCCATGGCGCAGAAGAAGCTCATGGGTGCCATTCTCCAGGAGTGA
- a CDS encoding DUF7560 family zinc ribbon protein — translation MREFDVTCPECGERYRVNEPMMRTLRETGCVLCTAPLNDAAKSA, via the coding sequence ATGCGCGAGTTCGACGTGACCTGTCCCGAGTGCGGCGAGCGCTACCGGGTCAACGAGCCGATGATGCGGACGCTCCGGGAGACCGGCTGCGTCCTCTGTACCGCGCCGCTGAACGACGCCGCGAAGTCAGCGTGA
- a CDS encoding halocyanin domain-containing protein: MTQRVSRRSFLHATAASTGIALLAGCSSSSGDGSGGAGDGDGAGGDTSGGDDTADHEMRDFGGWFDRTQNYDGVHDLTGQDSVTVAVGAAGNGGGYAFAPAAVQVSPGTTVVWEWTGNGGTHNVVNREDGLFESELTVSEGHTFEYTFEESGEYKYVCVPHETLGMVGVVVVE; the protein is encoded by the coding sequence ATGACGCAACGGGTTTCCCGGCGGTCGTTTCTCCACGCAACGGCGGCTTCGACTGGTATCGCGCTGCTTGCGGGCTGTTCGAGTTCGTCCGGCGACGGCTCCGGCGGCGCGGGCGACGGCGACGGAGCCGGCGGCGACACGTCCGGCGGGGACGACACGGCCGACCACGAGATGCGGGACTTCGGCGGCTGGTTCGACCGGACGCAAAACTACGACGGCGTCCACGACCTGACGGGACAGGACAGCGTGACGGTCGCGGTCGGCGCGGCAGGCAACGGCGGCGGCTACGCGTTCGCCCCCGCCGCGGTGCAGGTCTCGCCGGGAACGACGGTCGTCTGGGAGTGGACCGGAAACGGCGGGACGCACAACGTCGTCAACCGCGAAGACGGCCTGTTCGAGTCGGAACTCACCGTCTCCGAGGGCCACACCTTCGAGTACACGTTCGAGGAGTCCGGCGAGTACAAGTACGTCTGCGTCCCCCACGAGACGCTCGGCATGGTCGGCGTCGTCGTCGTCGAGTAA
- a CDS encoding Htur_1727 family rSAM-partnered candidate RiPP: MTVPPEGDGMDDDDPRRRPRIDGSRQWEVFYRDVPTEPMRHVGSVSAPSEDLATEQARTLFGGGDADLWLAPADEFLRLGGNDLAAKGEESTDGTEHGGMEHDGAGDARGAENGVSAE, encoded by the coding sequence GTGACCGTCCCGCCCGAAGGCGACGGCATGGACGACGACGACCCGAGGCGACGACCGCGAATCGACGGCAGCCGCCAGTGGGAAGTGTTCTACCGCGACGTGCCGACCGAGCCGATGCGCCACGTCGGCAGCGTGAGCGCGCCCTCCGAGGACCTCGCGACCGAGCAGGCGCGGACGCTGTTCGGCGGCGGCGACGCGGACCTCTGGCTCGCGCCGGCCGACGAGTTCCTCCGACTCGGCGGGAACGACCTCGCCGCGAAGGGCGAGGAGTCGACCGACGGGACGGAACACGGCGGGATGGAGCACGACGGTGCGGGGGACGCCCGCGGTGCCGAAAACGGGGTGTCCGCCGAGTGA
- a CDS encoding TIGR04347 family pseudo-SAM/SPASM protein, whose translation MISISKLLCGQGAEGDGLRYDDPDADIEQIREEKQKRPVVVWNTTRRCNLYCEHCYAGADLDPAQGELSTAEAKGLIDDLAAYDVPVLLFSGGEPLVREDLVELVDYATDAGIRAVLSTNGTLITEEKARALRDAGLSYAGVSVDGLEERNDRFRGKDGAFDAAVRGIENCLSVGLKTGLRYTITEHNAADMEDVVDLLYDVGVDRFCFYHLDYGGRGGDIADADLDDEAQRRAVRRLFDMTREYHAEGEEIETLLVGNYADSAYVVEYAEEELGRDHAERIHRYLRVNGGDPTGERVADVDYRGDVHLTQFWQGYSLGNVRDRPFGDIWDDESNPLLAKLREREEHLTGKCATCQYQDVCRGSSRLRSLAATGELFGPDPQCYLTPDERGAGADASPGAAD comes from the coding sequence GTGATTTCCATCAGCAAGCTCCTCTGCGGGCAGGGAGCCGAGGGCGACGGTCTCCGCTACGACGACCCCGACGCCGACATCGAGCAGATACGCGAGGAGAAACAGAAACGTCCGGTCGTCGTCTGGAACACGACGCGGCGCTGTAACCTCTACTGCGAACACTGCTACGCCGGGGCCGACCTCGACCCCGCGCAGGGCGAACTCTCGACCGCCGAGGCGAAGGGCCTCATCGACGACCTCGCGGCCTACGACGTGCCGGTGCTCCTGTTTTCGGGGGGCGAACCGCTCGTCCGCGAGGACCTCGTCGAACTCGTCGATTACGCGACCGACGCCGGCATCCGGGCGGTGCTTTCGACCAACGGGACGCTCATCACCGAGGAGAAAGCCCGGGCGCTCCGCGACGCCGGCCTCTCGTACGCCGGCGTCTCCGTCGACGGCTTGGAGGAACGCAACGACCGCTTCCGCGGGAAAGACGGCGCGTTCGACGCCGCCGTCCGCGGCATCGAAAACTGCCTCTCGGTGGGGCTCAAGACCGGCCTCCGGTACACCATCACCGAGCACAACGCCGCCGACATGGAGGACGTGGTAGACCTGCTGTACGACGTGGGCGTCGACCGCTTCTGTTTCTACCACCTCGACTACGGCGGCCGCGGCGGCGACATCGCCGACGCCGACCTCGACGACGAGGCCCAGCGCCGCGCCGTCCGCCGGCTGTTCGACATGACCCGCGAGTACCACGCCGAGGGCGAGGAGATAGAGACGCTCTTGGTCGGCAACTACGCCGACTCCGCCTACGTGGTCGAGTACGCCGAGGAGGAGCTCGGACGCGACCACGCCGAGCGGATTCACCGGTATCTCCGCGTCAACGGCGGCGACCCGACCGGCGAGCGCGTCGCCGACGTGGACTACCGCGGCGACGTGCACCTCACGCAGTTCTGGCAGGGGTACAGCCTCGGCAACGTCCGGGACCGCCCGTTCGGTGACATCTGGGACGACGAGTCGAACCCGCTTCTCGCCAAACTCCGCGAGCGGGAAGAACACCTCACCGGCAAGTGCGCGACCTGCCAGTATCAGGACGTCTGCCGCGGCTCCTCGCGGCTTCGGTCGCTCGCGGCGACGGGCGAACTGTTCGGGCCCGACCCGCAGTGTTACCTGACGCCCGACGAGCGCGGCGCGGGTGCCGACGCGAGTCCGGGCGCGGCCGACTGA
- a CDS encoding NAD(P)/FAD-dependent oxidoreductase, which yields MTEDADSFVEHRKLIIAGSGISGLSSAIYAARSNNEPLVLEGDEPGGQLTLTTEVDNYPGFPEGISGPELINNMKEQAERFGTEIRHGIIEDVDASERPFTVTLKNGDVYTADALIAASGASARTLGIPGEENLMGYGLSTCATCDGAFFRDEKIMVIGGGDAAVEEANFLTKFASTVYLVHRREEFRAEDYWVDRLMEKVDEGEIELMLNTEATELHGSPEEGVDHVTLVRNPEGHPSDKLDDPETEEFDFDVGAVFYAIGHTPNADYLDGTGVQRDDDGYIVAKGGSGGGQTATDVPGIFAAGDVVDYHYQQAATAGGMGVKAALDADDYLEELEREEKQAAAGAAE from the coding sequence ATGACAGAGGACGCCGATTCGTTCGTGGAACACAGGAAACTCATCATCGCCGGCTCGGGTATCTCCGGGCTCTCGTCTGCCATCTACGCGGCCCGCTCCAACAACGAGCCGCTGGTGCTCGAGGGCGACGAGCCGGGCGGACAGCTCACGCTCACGACCGAGGTCGACAACTACCCCGGTTTCCCCGAGGGCATCTCCGGCCCGGAGCTCATCAACAACATGAAAGAGCAGGCCGAGCGCTTCGGCACGGAGATTCGCCACGGCATCATCGAGGACGTGGACGCCTCGGAGCGACCGTTCACGGTCACGCTCAAGAACGGCGACGTGTACACTGCGGACGCCCTCATCGCGGCGTCGGGCGCGTCGGCCCGCACCCTCGGCATCCCCGGCGAGGAGAACCTGATGGGCTACGGGCTGTCGACGTGTGCGACCTGTGACGGCGCGTTCTTCCGCGACGAGAAAATCATGGTCATCGGCGGGGGCGACGCCGCCGTCGAGGAGGCCAACTTCCTCACCAAGTTCGCCTCGACGGTGTACCTCGTCCACCGCCGCGAGGAGTTCCGCGCCGAGGACTACTGGGTCGACCGCCTGATGGAGAAGGTCGACGAGGGAGAAATCGAACTCATGCTCAACACCGAGGCGACCGAGCTGCACGGCTCGCCCGAGGAGGGCGTCGACCACGTGACGCTCGTCCGCAACCCCGAGGGCCACCCGAGCGACAAGCTCGACGACCCCGAGACCGAGGAGTTCGACTTCGACGTGGGCGCGGTGTTCTACGCCATCGGCCACACGCCGAACGCCGACTACCTCGACGGCACGGGCGTCCAGCGCGACGACGACGGCTACATCGTCGCCAAGGGCGGCTCCGGCGGCGGCCAGACCGCGACCGACGTGCCCGGCATCTTCGCCGCGGGCGACGTGGTCGACTACCACTACCAGCAGGCCGCGACCGCCGGCGGCATGGGCGTGAAGGCCGCCCTCGACGCCGACGACTACCTCGAAGAGCTCGAACGCGAGGAGAAGCAGGCGGCCGCGGGCGCGGCCGAATAG
- a CDS encoding DUF357 domain-containing protein, with protein sequence MAADLQEKTNRYEGMLADALDEAVQAVPDETHLGAAAADCLEMAESYLDDGRHFKADDDWVNALASFSYGYGWLDAGVRMGLFDIPDDSHLFTM encoded by the coding sequence ATGGCCGCCGACTTACAGGAGAAGACGAACCGCTACGAGGGGATGCTCGCCGACGCGCTCGACGAGGCGGTGCAGGCCGTCCCCGACGAGACGCACCTCGGCGCCGCCGCCGCCGACTGTCTGGAGATGGCCGAGTCCTACCTCGACGACGGCCGGCACTTCAAAGCCGACGACGACTGGGTGAACGCGCTGGCGTCCTTTTCGTACGGCTACGGCTGGCTGGATGCGGGCGTCAGGATGGGTCTGTTCGATATTCCGGACGACTCGCACCTGTTTACGATGTGA